A single Antechinus flavipes isolate AdamAnt ecotype Samford, QLD, Australia chromosome 5, AdamAnt_v2, whole genome shotgun sequence DNA region contains:
- the NDUFB2 gene encoding NADH dehydrogenase [ubiquinone] 1 beta subcomplex subunit 2, mitochondrial — protein sequence MSALRRLGPFLREGGRRFLEGPSERTTGCAIGGVRHAGGGIHIKPRYRQYPQLTKSQVFQAELLSATMWFWILWRFWHDSDAVLGHFPYPDPSQWTDEELGIPPDEEN from the exons ATGTCGGCGTTGAGGCGTCTGGGGCCTTTCCTTCGCGAGGGGGGCCGGCGCTTCCTGGAGGGTCCGAGTGAGCGGACTACTGGTTGCGCCATTGGAGGAGTCCGGCA TGCTGGAGGTGGTATACACATTAAACCCCGTTACCGGCAGTATCCCCAACTGACAAAATCTCAGGTGTTCCAAGCTGAGCTGTTAAGTGCTACAATGTGGTTTTGGATTCTCTGGCGTTTTTGGCATGACTCGGATGCTGTATTG GGTCATTTCCCATATCCAGATCCTTCTCAATGGACAGATGAAGAATTGGGTATTCCCCCTGATGAAGAGAACTAA